The nucleotide sequence AGGAGTATGAACTTGACGAATAATTTGCTCAATGTGAGAGCCCACCACATTGAAATTATCACCATGGCTTTCACCAGAGCGTCCAATCACAATTAAACGAGCCTCTTCTTCCAGATCATAAATGGCTTCAACGATACCGCTATGTCGTTGCATTTTTTCAATTGTGTGACAACCTTGTGCTTGCGCTAATTGAGAAGCATGTTCCAGCATCTCTTTACCTAACTCCAAGGCTAATTTGCTTTTTTGTTCATCTAAACTGGCCATTTCAGTTAATAAAGATGAACGAGCGCCTAAGCCAATAGCACCACTAAGATCTTCGGCTTGGGTTGATGGTGTTTTCTCAATTGCGTGTAACAACAACAATTTTTTATTCAATTTATTCGATGCCCAAATGCCAGCACGGCAAGTGGAATCAGCATAGATTGAGCCATCAATACAGGTAATTACGTTATTCATTACTTTCTCCTTAGTGGCCTGCCATGAGCTTTTCGACTTCTTTAGGATCATTATGCACACCAAACTTATCAACGATGGTTTCTGTTGCTTCACTCATCCCAATAATTTCAACATCTGTTCCTTCGCGTCGGAATTTAATCACCACCTTATCAAGTGATGATACTGAAGTAATATCCCAAAAGTGAGCATGAGTGAGATCAATCACAACTTTATTCACCACCTCTTTAAAATCAAATGATTCAATAAATTGCTCTGATGATGCAAAAAAGACTTGTCCCATAACTTGATAAGTTCGGCTTGCATCTACTGGTGACTCTGTTTTTACCACCATAAAACGACCAATTTTATTGGCAAAGAATAACGTCGCTAATAACACCCCGACAAAAACACCAATTGCTAAGTTATGCGTTGCCACAACCACAACAACGGTCGTTATCATCACAATATTTGTTGATAATGGGTGCTTTTTAAGATCTCTAATTGAACTCCAAGAAAAGGTACCAATTGCTACCATAATCATTACTGCAACTAACGCTGCCATCGGGATTTGCTTAAGCCATTCATCTAGAAAAACTACCATGATGATAAGATAAATACCGGAGCTTAAGGTGGATAATCGTCCACGTCCGCCAGATTTAATATTAATAATTGACTGGCCAATCATGGCACAACCAGCCATACCGCCCATTAAGCCTGCACCAATGTTAGCAATACCTTGTCCCTTACACTCTTGATTACGATTACTTTTGGTATCCGTAAGGTCATCCACAATCGTGGCGGTCATCATTGATTCCAACAGACCAACCATAGCGAGGCCCAATGAATAAGGTAAAATAATGAATAAAGTTTCAAGATTAAGTGGAACTTCTGGCCATAAGAAAATAGGCAGCGTATCGGGAAGTTGCCCCATATCACCAACAGTTCGTATATCCATTCCAGAGACGCTTGCTACAATTGTCAAAACGATGATGCAAATCAAAGGAGATGGGATCGCTTTACCGATAGCAGGAACATATGGGAATAAATAAACAATTCCTAACCCTGCTGCTGTCATCGCGTAAACATGCCAAGTTACATTGGTTAACTCGGGCAATTGAGCCATAAAGATAAGAATTGCTAATGCATTAACAAACCCCGTCACGACAGAGCGTGATACAAAACGCATTAAGCTGCCGAGTTTTAAATATCCGGCTATGATTTGGAATACCCCTGTTAACATAGTTGCCGCTAACAAATACTCTAAACCGTGGTCTTTAACCAAAGTGACCATAAGTAACGCCATCGCACCCGTTGCAGCCGAAATCATTCCGGGGCGGCCACCCACAATAGAGATAATGAAAGTGATACAAAAAGAAGCGTAAAGACCAACTTTAGGGTCAACACCTGCAATAATAGAAAAAGCAATAGCTTCTGGGATCAGAGCTAAAGCCACAACAATACCCGCGAGCAAATCGCCACGAACATTCGAAAACCATTCAAGTTTTATTTTTTCTAACATGAAAATCCTATCATAAAAGAAAGCGACATCGATGCACACAAGATCCTATAGGCAGATTTAGCCTAAGATAATTTAGTGAACGCACTATGCTGCTTTGAAATTGTATTTAATGAAATTAATAGAATAAATGGTACTAAGGTACCTGCCGGCAAACGGCATAATAGTCACGCAAAATGGTGACAATTTTGAAGAAAGAGGTGGGTAGCCTAAGGCGGCGTAATATGCAACTTACAATCCTTTTAAAATTAATAATGTGTGAATTGTTACACGAATATCACAAAAGGTCTATATGGTAAGAACAAAAAAGAAACGGTTTTTCACTTCATCATTAGATGAATTAATCTTTAACACTCTTTTAGTCACTATGACACTGTTTATCTTTAAAGGACTGATAAGCAGGTATAAGAAGTAATAATCCGATCATAGTTAGGCCGCTAAACAAACCAAATAGAGTGGAAGCTGTCCAGCCTTTTTCAATAAATATCCCAAATATCCATGGGGCAGCTGCTGTAGAAAAGATCATCATTGAGGTCACCATAGAGCGGATTGCTCCAATATGCTGAGTCCCATAAATCTCTACCCATAATGCACTAATAACAGGACTGGAACTACCAATGCCTAGACCAAATAAGGACATAAATAGAGGTGCAGCCCAGTAATTATCCAATAACGTTAAGACTAATAAACCGGCAATTAAAGGTAATGGAAGAAATGGTAATAAAGATTTAGCTTGAAAACGATCAATCAAAGAGCCAGAGACCATAGAACTTGCCCAATGTAAAAAACCATATGCAACGA is from Proteus sp. ZN5 and encodes:
- a CDS encoding universal stress protein — translated: MNNVITCIDGSIYADSTCRAGIWASNKLNKKLLLLHAIEKTPSTQAEDLSGAIGLGARSSLLTEMASLDEQKSKLALELGKEMLEHASQLAQAQGCHTIEKMQRHSGIVEAIYDLEEEARLIVIGRSGESHGDNFNVVGSHIEQIIRQVHTPVVIANKEFAAPKSFMLAYDGRETADKAVKTIIEGGLLHGLTCHLVSVKNNQPKQQEKFQQTEAMLKENGFEVCSSLLEGNVFNSLMEYKSSHDVEMLVMGAFSRSKLAQVFLGSNTLKMMESTQLPMVILR
- a CDS encoding SulP family inorganic anion transporter, with the protein product MLEKIKLEWFSNVRGDLLAGIVVALALIPEAIAFSIIAGVDPKVGLYASFCITFIISIVGGRPGMISAATGAMALLMVTLVKDHGLEYLLAATMLTGVFQIIAGYLKLGSLMRFVSRSVVTGFVNALAILIFMAQLPELTNVTWHVYAMTAAGLGIVYLFPYVPAIGKAIPSPLICIIVLTIVASVSGMDIRTVGDMGQLPDTLPIFLWPEVPLNLETLFIILPYSLGLAMVGLLESMMTATIVDDLTDTKSNRNQECKGQGIANIGAGLMGGMAGCAMIGQSIINIKSGGRGRLSTLSSGIYLIIMVVFLDEWLKQIPMAALVAVMIMVAIGTFSWSSIRDLKKHPLSTNIVMITTVVVVVATHNLAIGVFVGVLLATLFFANKIGRFMVVKTESPVDASRTYQVMGQVFFASSEQFIESFDFKEVVNKVVIDLTHAHFWDITSVSSLDKVVIKFRREGTDVEIIGMSEATETIVDKFGVHNDPKEVEKLMAGH